The following proteins come from a genomic window of Andrena cerasifolii isolate SP2316 chromosome 6, iyAndCera1_principal, whole genome shotgun sequence:
- the Lrr47 gene encoding leucine-rich repeat 47, whose product MKLHCNVEINNRLCVTNVTRKKSQRSILAIGRQTVKTNELYILWQTLQNKQGTKYKIECNIDNVFTKFINEGKATIRLKDPPHDLIIKSDIIQLKSFIHILRLAVSKKIDPSVLAISNLNPKAIRSVPKVKVVIKKSSEYPTLAGFPRMTEELHLAGLNRKSFDRQILRLQSLRILNLSNNQISSLPKELGILQHLQELHLSQNRLEKTVKWAWLDQVPIKSNLKLLDISNNLLTELPEQIGKLYALVNLKATQNVLTCLPQSIGKLSNLKYLDVSKNNLRYMPGSMRNLQLILLDVSENEFQSQNTDSQPVCKISVPSLVEYAARSFLKTRCPYDASLIPFTLVKYLNEAKYCVCGNPCFQCYIRKFVEFHLSLIANSVKSSGNITVPFNCYFCSITCVCCYAKIQY is encoded by the exons ATGAAACTACATTGTAATGTTGAAATTAATAACAGATTATGTGTAACAAATGTAACACGAAAGAAATCGCAACGTTCCATTTTAGCGATTGGGAGACAGACAGTGAAAACTAATGAATTATACATTCTTTGGCAAACATTACAAAATAAACAGGGTACTAAGTATAAG ATTGAATGTAATATAGAtaacgtattcacaaagtttattAACGAAGGAAAGGCCACAATTCGTTTGAAAGACCCACCTCATGACTTAATTATTAAATCTGATATAATTCAACTAAAAAGCTTTATTCACATTTTGAGGCTGGCAGTATCAAAGAAAATAGATCCATCAGTTCTTGCTATTTCAAATTTGAATCCAAAAGCCATACGTTCTGTTCCAAAGgtgaaagttgtaattaagaaatCTTCGGAATATCCAACTTTGGCTGGTTTCCCACGGATGACCGAAGAACTACACTTAGCAGGATTAAATAGGAAATCGTTTGATAGACAAATTTTAAGACTTCAGAGTTTGAGGATTTTGAACTTATCCAACAATCAAATTTCATCATTACCAAAAGAATTAGGGATTTTACAGCATCTGCAGGAACTTCATCTATCACAGAATCGTCTTGAAAAAACTGTAAAGTGGGCATGGTTAGATCAAGTTCCTATAAAAtctaatttaaaattgttagatATAAGCAATAATTTG TTAACAGAATTACCAGAACAAATTGGAAAGCTTTATGCCCTTGTTAATTTGAAAGCTACCCAAAATGTGCTGACCTGTTTACCACAAAGTATTGGAAAGTTGAGCAATTTGAAGTATTTGGATGTATCTAAGAATAATTTACGTTATATGCCAGGCAGCATGAGAAATCTACAGCTTATTCTGTTAGATGTCTCGGAGAATGAATTTCAAAGTCAAAACACGGATTCACAACCTGTTTGTAAAATTAGCGTACCCAGCTTAGTTGAATATGCAGCCAGATCATTTCTTAAAACAAG gTGCCCGTATGATGCAAGTCTAATTCCATTCACGTTGGTAAAATATTTGAACGAGGCAAAGTATTGTGTCTGTGGTAATCCTTGTTTTCaatgttacataagaaaattcgtGGAATTTCATTTAAGTTTAATAGCTAACAGTGTAAAATCATCAGGGAATATTACAGTAccatttaattgttatttttgttcAATAACTTGTGTATGTTGTTATGCAAAAATACAGTATTAA